GCGCAATGGCTGACTTGCTTTTTCCTAAACGATTATACTCATTATCAGAAAGATGAATTGCATGAGCAAAAACAGTTTTTTCACATGCACAACCCGTTTCTTCAAAAAGACTAAAGTAATCTTTAAATTGAGGGAACAATTCTTGAACTCTTTTATTTTCACCAAGCGTCTCAGCAATATGCGTTTGAAGATATGCTCCACTTGATTTTACTAAACTTGAAATTTCCCTCCACAATGTTTCGGAGCATGTCGGCGCAAACCTAGGTGTAAAAGCATAATGCAGCCGGCCGTCTTCTTTTCCATGCCAAAAACTACAAAGTCTTTCTGAAGCTGCAAGCGAATTCTTTGTTTTTTCCAACAATCCCTCTGGAGAATGTTGATCCATCATCACTTTCCCAATAATGGCTCGAAGCCCACTGGCTTGAGCAATTTCAAAACACCTGTGAGTAGCTGCTTCATGAATAGTGGAATAAAGAAGAGAAGTTGTTGTTCCATTTAAAATGAGTTTTTTAAAAAATCTGGTTGCAATCTGATCCACTACATTCAAATCTGAAAAGGATTTCTCTGCTGGAAAGATATAACGATCAAGCCAATCTAGTAGAGTCACTCCATATTTTCCCCTACAATCCAATTGAGGAATATGGCTATGTAAATCAACTAAGCCTGGAATAATAAGTAAACCTTTAAAATCTGTTATGGGGAGAGCTGAATACAGCGTATCTTGATAAGGCTGGCAAGAGATAATTTTCCCATCCTCGACAAGTAAAACCCCATCCAAAAAATCTTTTGTTTCACTTGTAGAAACAGGTGAAAGAATTCTAGCACGATAAGCTTGCTGTTTCATTTTCACCACCCTCACCTTACATCGCTGCGTTTCCAATTTATTGTTGGCCAGTCGTTGAACTCTGCGATTTCTTTTCCATTGATGATGAAAAAATAAAGCGGCTCAGCGGGAAAATCGCCTAAGCGAATTTGCCAGTGTTCTGATTTCACTTTTGCGGAATAAATATAATCCACATCTTTTGTGCGTTCAAACATCACTGTTTGCTTGAGAGCATTTTCAAGAGGTGTAACGGCAAATGCTGATGTGATGCCGAAAAACAAAAACGGTAAAAAGAAAAATATATTTTTCACAACTCCTCCTCTTCCTGAAAAAAACTTTCTTCATCCTGATGCACACGTTCACCAGGAATACGGTAAGTTTCGAGAGCCCATTTTCCCAAGTCAATTTCTTTGCATTTTTTTGAACAAAAAGGACGAAACGGATCTTCTTTGAGATTTACTCTTTTTCCGCATCGCGGACAAGGTTTGATAAGTGTAAGTTTGTCGTTCATTTTCACACTCATAATAAAGCCTAAGAAAGAATCAAGCATTCTCATTCTTTCTCCTCAGGCAATTTGCTGTCATTGCGAGTTTTGCGAAGCAAAAGGTGGCAATCTCCTCAGGCAATTCATAAATTCAAATTGTCAGGGGAGATCACCACGTCACTACGTTCCTCGTGATGACATAGAATCGTCAGAGGGAATGACAAAATAAAAACCCTTGATCTTCATCCTGAATACCACCACAATGCGCTTACTTTTTATGCGAAAGCTTTCTGTTTATACCGAATTTGCTCAACTTAACGACGTCATCGTCTGCAAACCCAATCATTTCTCACTTGGAGAAGCCTTAAACGAGGTTGAGCGTTATTACTACCTCAACGACCCACCCCACCGCGAAAACCTTGTGCGAGAACATGAAATATGGACAATCACTCTTCAGCACTTGGGTGTTCATCTTACTTTTTTGGAAGGCTCTGATGAACTGCCTCAGCAAATGTTTACGCGCGATATTGGTTTTGTGGTGGGTGAAAAAATGTTTGTTTCCACCTTAGCAAAAGAAGTTCGCAAAGGAGAAACAAAAGCCTTACGCGTTTTTCTGGAACACGAAAAAATTCCATACGAAAATATTGAAAGCGGCACCATCGAAGGCGGCGATGTTCTCATTCACGCACCTTATATTTTTGTTGGCATCGGCGAACGCACTACTGAAGCGGTTTTGCCAGAACTGAAGAAAAAAATTGGAAAAGACTGGAAAATTATTCCCATTCATTTGGCGCCAAGTGTTTTACACCTTGATTGCGTGCTGTCTATTTTAGACGAAGATCTCATTGTGTGGTGTCCGGAGCTTATTGCAGATCAGCACCAGTTTTTAGAAAAGCTTTTTAAATATCACATCGCTGTAACAAAAGAAGAAGCCTTTCACTTGGCAGCAAATGTGCTGACGGTAAATCCAGATCACGTGCTGGTTGGCGCCAAGCAATATCGTCTTCATGAAGAACTGCGTCAATACGACATCAAAGTGCATCCCATCGATTGGTCTGAAATTAAAAAGTTGGGTGGATTATTCCGCTGCGCCAGCTGTCCGCTTTCGTAATTGTTTTACAGTTGTGGCACAAAATCACTTCCACGTTTTTTTGCTTCGGCATGAAGAAGATCAGCAAATCGTCTTCTCTCAACATCAGATTCACCTTCATAAAGTGCTTGAAGCATAGTGTGTAGATTATCGATGCTACGGGGGAAAGGTTGCGTGGAAATTTTAAACTGTCACCATCATCCCCCGAGAACGCCCAGCTAATAGTGCTGGAACGCCAAAGAGTCTGTAATAGTTTTGATAAAAAGAAGGTAAAAAGCGATTTTTTTCTTCGTCAGGGATTCCGGATAGCAGCCCATCACCTTCAATATCATATCCTTCG
The Deltaproteobacteria bacterium CG11_big_fil_rev_8_21_14_0_20_42_23 genome window above contains:
- the guaD gene encoding guanine deaminase, producing MVKMKQQAYRARILSPVSTSETKDFLDGVLLVEDGKIISCQPYQDTLYSALPITDFKGLLIIPGLVDLHSHIPQLDCRGKYGVTLLDWLDRYIFPAEKSFSDLNVVDQIATRFFKKLILNGTTTSLLYSTIHEAATHRCFEIAQASGLRAIIGKVMMDQHSPEGLLEKTKNSLAASERLCSFWHGKEDGRLHYAFTPRFAPTCSETLWREISSLVKSSGAYLQTHIAETLGENKRVQELFPQFKDYFSLFEETGCACEKTVFAHAIHLSDNEYNRLGKSKSAIAHCPTSNLFLKSGTMPIKKVEDAGIHFGFGTDLGAGLSLSLFQEMRHADYSQREIDVLPTKAFYLATLGGARALNLEDHIGSLEQGKKADFCVVDISHVEPAFKLNKLDTNEILSLLMYRGNGRAIQKTFVNGNELKVDFI
- a CDS encoding DNA gyrase inhibitor YacG yields the protein MNDKLTLIKPCPRCGKRVNLKEDPFRPFCSKKCKEIDLGKWALETYRIPGERVHQDEESFFQEEEEL